In Alphaproteobacteria bacterium US3C007, one genomic interval encodes:
- a CDS encoding mandelate racemase/muconate lactonizing enzyme family protein — translation MEITKITSHILQYDMPQTLGYSQQFYNKRTAHLIEVETDEGLTGWGECFGPGNIALANRTIVQDVIQPMILGHSPLDRDVLWHKTYNLMRDHGQKGMPMQALSGVDIALWDIAGKVANLPLYQLIGGAHRQHIPVYGYGMMLRPEPLEDLTVRFQEEARAIKDMGFVATKMKVGLGPRADIKLAEAVRRGIGDDFRFMVDANHCYTTSDAFEVGRALEDLDAYWFEEPIAPEDLQGYRELRAGLNVNISGGEAEFNRWGWRSLLESRGLDIAQPEVCALGGISEYLRVLALCHAHFTPVVNHVWGSAVAVATNMHLLASMPDLPGGMNPWEPMLEFDTTDNKFRDELLETPLEIQAQVARTNGYIALPEGPGLGITPDRDFLQYFAL, via the coding sequence ATGGAAATAACCAAAATCACCAGCCATATTCTGCAATATGACATGCCGCAGACGCTGGGCTATTCTCAACAGTTTTATAACAAACGCACCGCGCATCTGATCGAAGTCGAAACCGACGAAGGTCTTACGGGTTGGGGGGAATGCTTTGGCCCGGGCAATATTGCGCTTGCGAACCGCACCATCGTGCAAGATGTGATTCAACCCATGATCTTGGGCCACTCTCCGCTTGATCGGGATGTCTTGTGGCACAAAACCTATAATCTGATGCGCGACCACGGACAAAAGGGCATGCCGATGCAGGCCTTATCTGGGGTTGATATCGCGCTGTGGGATATTGCCGGAAAAGTCGCGAACTTACCGCTTTATCAACTGATCGGCGGCGCGCATCGCCAACACATTCCCGTCTATGGATACGGCATGATGCTGCGCCCAGAGCCACTTGAAGATTTGACGGTCCGCTTTCAAGAAGAAGCGCGCGCGATCAAAGATATGGGCTTCGTTGCAACAAAAATGAAAGTGGGCTTGGGGCCCCGTGCAGATATAAAACTGGCGGAAGCGGTGCGGCGCGGCATTGGCGATGATTTTAGGTTCATGGTGGATGCAAATCACTGCTATACAACAAGCGATGCATTTGAAGTAGGGCGCGCCTTGGAAGATCTTGACGCCTATTGGTTTGAAGAACCGATCGCGCCGGAGGACCTGCAAGGTTATCGCGAATTGCGCGCGGGCCTAAACGTGAATATTTCAGGCGGTGAAGCCGAATTCAACAGATGGGGCTGGCGCAGCCTGCTTGAATCGCGCGGGCTGGATATAGCCCAGCCGGAAGTTTGTGCCCTAGGGGGCATATCTGAATATTTGCGGGTATTAGCGCTGTGCCACGCGCATTTCACGCCGGTGGTCAATCATGTCTGGGGTTCGGCGGTTGCGGTTGCAACCAATATGCACTTACTCGCGTCCATGCCAGATTTGCCCGGCGGGATGAACCCTTGGGAGCCAATGTTGGAATTTGACACAACAGATAATAAATTCCGCGATGAATTGTTGGAAACGCCGTTAGAAATTCAAGCGCAAGTTGCCCGAACCAATGGCTATATTGCGCTACCAGAGGGCCCAGGCCTTGGGATCACACCAGACAGAGACTTTTTGCAATACTTTGCACTATAA
- a CDS encoding IlvD/Edd family dehydratase codes for MKKIQIEDLRSRKWFMNADNREMTALYLERYLNYGLTRKELQSGKPIIGIAQTGSDLSPCNRHHLELTKRVRDGIIAAGGTPIEIPVHPIQETGKRPTAMLDRNLAYLSLVETLFGYPLDGVVLNIGCDKTTPALLMAAATVNIPAIALSVGPMLNGWFNGERTGSGTIVWKAREMLASGDIDDDGFMELVSSAAPSVGYCNTMGTATTMNSLAEALGMQLPGSAAIPAPYRERGQISYETGLRIVDMVWEDLRPSDVMTREAFENAIVINSAIGGSTNAPIHLNGIARHLGVPLNNDDWQSIGHEIPLLVNLQPAGEYLGEDYQRAGGVPAVVGELLEAGLLPHPKALTVNGASMGDNCSDRRSENQDVIKPVSAPIKAQAGFINLSGNLFDSAIMKTSVISDNFRQSYLSNPEDPDAFEGRAIVFDGPEEFHHRIDDPAENIDETCILFMRGTGPIGYPGGAEVVNMRPPAYLLKKGVEALPCIGDGRQSGTSGSPSILNASPEAAAGGGLALLKTGDRVRIDLKKCSADMLVPLDELAERARAFEAEGYPYPENHSPWQELFREKVGRFDEGMILKDADNYRDIARKYVPRDNH; via the coding sequence ATGAAAAAAATTCAAATTGAAGACTTAAGATCACGTAAATGGTTCATGAATGCGGATAACCGCGAAATGACAGCGCTTTATTTAGAGCGGTATTTGAATTACGGCCTGACGCGAAAAGAACTGCAATCGGGCAAACCTATCATTGGGATCGCCCAAACGGGCAGCGATCTTAGCCCGTGCAACCGCCACCACCTCGAGCTGACCAAGCGCGTGCGCGACGGAATCATCGCGGCCGGCGGCACACCGATTGAAATTCCTGTTCACCCGATTCAAGAAACCGGCAAGCGTCCAACCGCGATGTTAGACCGCAATTTGGCCTATCTATCGCTTGTGGAAACCTTATTTGGCTATCCGCTTGATGGCGTTGTGCTGAATATTGGCTGCGATAAAACTACCCCTGCGCTGCTCATGGCGGCCGCGACGGTGAATATCCCGGCCATCGCGCTTTCGGTCGGGCCGATGTTAAATGGCTGGTTCAACGGCGAGCGGACCGGTTCGGGCACCATCGTTTGGAAGGCACGCGAGATGTTGGCCTCGGGCGACATTGATGATGATGGTTTTATGGAGCTGGTTTCCAGCGCCGCACCTTCGGTTGGCTACTGCAATACGATGGGCACCGCCACCACGATGAATTCTTTGGCCGAAGCGTTGGGCATGCAATTGCCCGGCTCTGCAGCGATTCCGGCGCCCTATCGCGAACGCGGACAAATCAGTTATGAAACTGGTTTGCGGATCGTCGATATGGTGTGGGAAGACCTGCGGCCAAGCGATGTGATGACGCGTGAGGCCTTTGAAAATGCGATCGTAATCAATTCTGCGATTGGCGGCTCTACCAATGCGCCGATCCATTTGAACGGGATTGCGCGCCATCTTGGCGTGCCATTGAACAATGATGATTGGCAGAGCATTGGTCATGAGATTCCGCTTTTGGTGAATTTGCAGCCCGCGGGGGAGTATCTGGGTGAAGATTATCAAAGGGCGGGCGGCGTCCCAGCGGTTGTTGGAGAGTTGCTCGAAGCTGGTTTGTTGCCGCATCCCAAAGCGCTTACCGTCAATGGCGCGTCCATGGGCGATAATTGCTCCGACCGGCGCAGCGAAAACCAAGATGTGATCAAACCTGTGAGCGCGCCCATTAAAGCGCAAGCCGGGTTTATTAATTTATCGGGGAACTTGTTTGACAGCGCGATCATGAAAACTTCGGTGATCAGCGATAATTTTCGGCAAAGCTACCTGTCAAATCCCGAGGACCCAGACGCGTTTGAAGGCCGGGCTATTGTGTTTGATGGGCCCGAGGAGTTTCACCATCGCATTGATGATCCTGCGGAAAATATTGATGAGACCTGTATTCTTTTCATGCGTGGTACGGGGCCGATTGGATATCCGGGGGGCGCCGAAGTGGTCAATATGCGCCCGCCTGCCTATTTGTTGAAAAAAGGCGTTGAGGCGCTGCCTTGTATTGGCGATGGCCGTCAATCGGGCACATCAGGAAGTCCTTCAATTTTAAATGCCTCGCCAGAAGCGGCGGCTGGCGGCGGGCTGGCGCTTTTGAAAACCGGCGATCGCGTCCGCATTGATCTTAAAAAATGCTCGGCGGATATGCTGGTACCTTTGGACGAGTTGGCAGAGCGCGCCCGCGCCTTTGAGGCCGAAGGCTATCCCTACCCAGAGAACCATTCGCCCTGGCAAGAGCTGTTCCGCGAAAAGGTAGGCCGCTTTGACGAAGGTATGATTTTGAAAGATGCCGATAATTACAGAGATATTGCGCGCAAATATGTGCCGCGCGACAACCATTAG
- a CDS encoding NAD(P)-dependent oxidoreductase produces the protein MSEISKVAFLGTGLMGFPMARNLSANGITLSAWNRSAEKAIGLSGFGVHVATSAAEAVKNADIIISMVSDGPTVALILDDAALQKALKPDAVWVDMSSTKPEEARAQAARLRAFNIRHLDAPVSGGTKGAEAGSLAIMVGGAAEDFSQVQDVLAGMGRPTHVGPSGAGQLAKLANQAIVAVTIGAVAEAMLLLERGGADPAAVRAALQGGFADSVILQQHGERMTTGNFVPGGPAKFHLKDLNNGLNEAAQLGVTLPVTQHIRDRFEHLVEHMGGADTDHSGLYLELLEHGQNKP, from the coding sequence ATGTCGGAAATATCAAAGGTCGCATTTCTAGGAACAGGTCTTATGGGGTTCCCAATGGCTAGGAACTTATCTGCCAATGGTATCACCCTGAGCGCTTGGAACAGATCTGCTGAAAAAGCGATTGGGCTATCTGGCTTTGGTGTGCATGTAGCGACAAGCGCCGCAGAGGCAGTTAAAAATGCAGATATAATCATTTCAATGGTGTCAGACGGCCCGACCGTGGCTTTGATCTTAGACGACGCGGCCTTGCAAAAAGCGCTCAAACCCGACGCAGTCTGGGTGGATATGTCCAGCACGAAACCAGAAGAAGCGCGCGCCCAAGCGGCGCGTTTGCGCGCTTTTAACATCCGACATTTAGACGCGCCAGTTTCAGGCGGCACCAAAGGGGCCGAGGCCGGCAGTCTTGCGATTATGGTTGGGGGGGCTGCAGAAGATTTTTCTCAAGTTCAAGATGTTCTGGCCGGTATGGGCCGGCCAACCCATGTGGGCCCCTCGGGCGCTGGGCAATTGGCAAAACTGGCGAACCAGGCCATCGTTGCCGTTACAATCGGCGCGGTTGCCGAAGCCATGCTGCTGCTCGAGCGCGGCGGGGCCGATCCGGCAGCGGTGCGCGCAGCCTTGCAGGGCGGCTTTGCCGATAGCGTTATTCTTCAACAACATGGAGAGCGTATGACGACGGGCAATTTTGTGCCGGGCGGGCCTGCTAAATTTCACCTCAAAGATCTGAATAACGGGCTGAATGAAGCCGCGCAGCTTGGCGTGACCTTACCCGTCACGCAGCATATCCGAGATCGCTTTGAACATTTGGTTGAGCATATGGGTGGCGCAGATACCGACCATTCTGGCCTGTATTTGGAATTGCTCGAGCATGGACAAAACAAGCCATGA
- a CDS encoding SDR family oxidoreductase yields the protein MAGNRLKNKRVLVTAAGQGIGRAAALAMAAEGAEVFATDINPEGLAQLKSEATGRLEAFELDVRSEASVAAGVEVAQPDVLFNCAGFVHNGTVLEASDEDWEFAFDLNVRSMLRTVRAALPGMLERGSGSIINMSSACSSVIGAPNRFVYGTTKAAVLGLTKSVAIDYITKGIRCNAICPGTVESPSLHDRLHATGDYEAAMKAFIARQPMGRIAKAEEIAALVVYLASDESAFTTGQAHIIDGGWSG from the coding sequence ATGGCTGGTAACAGGTTGAAAAATAAACGCGTTTTGGTGACGGCGGCGGGTCAAGGGATCGGCCGAGCGGCGGCTTTGGCGATGGCGGCTGAGGGCGCTGAGGTGTTCGCCACTGACATAAACCCCGAAGGTTTGGCGCAGTTGAAATCTGAGGCGACCGGCCGATTAGAGGCGTTTGAATTAGATGTCCGCTCAGAGGCTTCTGTGGCGGCGGGCGTTGAAGTGGCGCAGCCCGATGTGTTGTTCAATTGCGCTGGTTTTGTGCATAATGGCACCGTGTTAGAGGCCAGCGATGAAGATTGGGAATTCGCTTTTGATCTGAATGTGCGCTCGATGTTGCGGACCGTGCGGGCGGCTTTGCCGGGTATGTTAGAGCGCGGATCGGGCTCTATTATCAATATGTCTTCAGCCTGTTCTTCGGTTATCGGAGCGCCAAACCGGTTTGTCTATGGCACCACGAAGGCGGCGGTTCTGGGCCTCACAAAATCGGTTGCAATCGATTACATTACCAAAGGGATCCGCTGCAACGCGATCTGCCCGGGCACGGTTGAAAGCCCGAGCTTGCATGATCGCTTGCATGCCACTGGTGATTACGAGGCGGCAATGAAAGCCTTTATTGCGCGCCAACCGATGGGACGGATTGCAAAAGCAGAAGAAATTGCGGCGCTGGTGGTGTATCTTGCCAGCGATGAAAGTGCCTTTACCACAGGGCAAGCCCATATCATTGATGGCGGATGGTCAGGATAA
- a CDS encoding TRAP transporter substrate-binding protein, with amino-acid sequence MKLVKKVAYAAGIAAMAATTASAATNLRIQTHFSEESPNGKLAAQFIDNVQTMSGGEISIEMYYSSSVVSSVETFDAAATGVLDCDMTGGAYQTGKNPAFQFVGDIMGGYDSPWDQYSWLYNGGGYEAAQELYNKYDMQFIGWWIPGMESLSSSKPIRNAEDFKNWKFRSPPGMATMIFDNLGASPIVMDFTEIFTALETGIIDGADASNIATNVSLGLYDIVKHTNYPGFHSMPSDHLACNKAVWDGMPEAHRRIMNVAMESLAFQTSMQVGKGMTAAASKLRGEGVTLHDWSPADRASFRAAAQAAWSDFATTPEAKALLASHVTYLKELGLVD; translated from the coding sequence ATGAAACTAGTAAAAAAGGTAGCCTATGCTGCCGGTATCGCAGCCATGGCTGCAACAACTGCATCCGCAGCAACCAACCTGCGCATTCAAACGCATTTCTCTGAAGAAAGCCCTAACGGTAAGCTTGCGGCGCAATTTATCGACAATGTGCAAACAATGTCTGGCGGTGAGATCTCGATCGAGATGTATTATTCATCTTCAGTGGTGTCTTCTGTGGAAACATTCGACGCCGCAGCCACAGGTGTTTTGGATTGCGACATGACAGGTGGTGCTTACCAAACAGGTAAGAACCCTGCGTTCCAATTCGTTGGCGACATCATGGGCGGATACGACTCACCATGGGATCAGTATAGCTGGCTCTATAACGGTGGTGGTTACGAGGCAGCACAAGAGCTCTACAACAAATATGACATGCAGTTCATCGGCTGGTGGATCCCAGGCATGGAAAGCCTGTCTTCTTCAAAACCAATCCGTAACGCAGAAGATTTCAAAAACTGGAAATTCCGGTCACCTCCAGGCATGGCAACTATGATTTTTGACAATCTTGGCGCCTCACCCATCGTGATGGATTTCACCGAAATCTTCACCGCTTTGGAAACTGGTATCATTGATGGAGCGGATGCATCAAACATCGCCACAAACGTTAGCTTGGGCCTGTATGACATCGTGAAGCACACAAACTATCCTGGCTTCCACTCAATGCCATCTGACCACTTGGCCTGTAACAAAGCCGTTTGGGATGGCATGCCCGAAGCGCACCGCCGCATCATGAATGTTGCGATGGAGTCACTGGCTTTCCAAACCTCAATGCAGGTGGGCAAAGGCATGACTGCAGCAGCCTCCAAACTGCGCGGTGAAGGTGTAACCTTGCATGACTGGTCTCCTGCAGACCGGGCCAGCTTCCGCGCCGCAGCACAAGCCGCATGGAGCGATTTCGCAACCACGCCAGAAGCGAAAGCTCTGCTTGCGAGCCACGTGACATATCTGAAAGAGCTGGGTCTGGTAGACTAA
- the denD gene encoding D-erythronate dehydrogenase, whose protein sequence is MTKILILGGGGMVGQKLANHLLASGLPGHKALDITLFDMAFPLKQDGRLRCITGSLTDAQNITMLAQLRPDIVFHLASIVSGEAESNFDAGWQVNMFTMWHYLEALKALHIESNRAYVPKIIFTSSIAVFGGPFPEQIDDTFLSAPQTSYGAQKASCELLLSDFSRKGFVDGISLRLPTICVRPGKANLAASSFFSGIIREPLNGQKAILPVDESVRHWHASPRAAAGFLRHAATLDSGLLENRRALNLPGVSCTVEEQIEALRRAAGQSVIKLIERQPDDTIINIVSSWPRNFTAKRARALGFQAEASFDEIIATYIQDDLPNASKASAD, encoded by the coding sequence ATGACAAAAATCTTGATCCTTGGTGGCGGCGGTATGGTGGGGCAAAAGCTGGCAAATCACCTTTTGGCCAGTGGCTTGCCCGGCCATAAGGCGCTGGACATTACGTTGTTTGATATGGCCTTCCCCCTCAAGCAAGACGGGCGTCTGCGCTGTATAACCGGCTCTTTAACCGATGCGCAAAATATTACCATGCTTGCCCAATTGCGCCCCGATATCGTCTTTCATCTGGCGTCGATCGTTTCGGGCGAAGCCGAAAGCAATTTCGACGCTGGCTGGCAGGTCAATATGTTCACAATGTGGCATTATCTAGAAGCGCTGAAGGCGCTTCACATCGAGTCCAACCGAGCCTATGTGCCAAAAATTATTTTCACCTCCTCGATTGCAGTGTTTGGCGGCCCGTTTCCGGAACAGATTGACGATACGTTTTTAAGCGCCCCTCAAACCAGCTATGGAGCTCAAAAAGCTTCCTGTGAATTGCTGCTGTCAGATTTTAGCAGAAAAGGGTTTGTAGACGGGATATCCTTGCGCTTACCAACGATATGCGTGCGCCCCGGCAAAGCCAATCTGGCCGCCTCATCGTTTTTTTCAGGGATCATACGCGAGCCTTTAAATGGCCAAAAAGCAATTTTACCCGTGGATGAAAGCGTGCGTCATTGGCACGCTTCTCCGCGCGCAGCCGCGGGGTTTTTACGGCATGCCGCAACGTTAGACAGCGGGCTTTTGGAAAATCGACGCGCGCTCAACCTGCCAGGCGTAAGTTGCACAGTGGAAGAGCAAATAGAGGCGCTGCGCCGCGCTGCGGGTCAATCGGTCATTAAATTGATTGAGCGGCAACCTGATGACACGATCATTAATATCGTTTCCTCCTGGCCTCGAAATTTCACAGCAAAACGTGCGCGTGCGCTGGGCTTTCAAGCAGAAGCGAGTTTTGATGAGATCATCGCGACCTATATCCAGGATGATTTGCCCAACGCCAGCAAAGCCAGCGCTGATTAA
- a CDS encoding fumarylacetoacetate hydrolase family protein: protein MKLVRYGAIGAEKPGLIDQNGDLRDLSSHVADIAGAALQDAELEKLRALDPNNLPLVDGSPRLGACVGSIGKFLCIGLNYSDHAAETGAAIPEHPILFAKATSAVVGPNDDVSMPRGSTHTDWEVELGVVIGKTAKYVSQEEALDYVAGYCVINDVSERHFQTSLTGQWTKGKSCDTFGPTGPWLVTRDEIADPQNLAMSLDVNGTRMQTGNTNTMIFSVAEIIEHLSGLMSLHPGDVISTGTPPGVGMGIKPQPIYLKRGDVMELAIEGLGSQRQSVVEDA from the coding sequence ATGAAGCTTGTTCGTTATGGGGCCATCGGTGCGGAAAAACCCGGTTTGATCGATCAAAATGGGGATCTTAGAGATCTGTCATCGCATGTTGCTGACATTGCCGGGGCCGCGCTGCAAGATGCAGAGCTGGAAAAATTACGCGCGCTCGACCCGAACAACCTGCCATTGGTTGATGGCAGCCCGCGCTTGGGCGCGTGCGTTGGAAGCATTGGGAAATTTCTGTGTATCGGTTTGAATTATTCTGATCACGCGGCGGAAACTGGCGCCGCAATTCCCGAACATCCAATTTTATTTGCCAAAGCCACTTCGGCGGTTGTGGGCCCAAACGATGATGTGTCGATGCCGCGCGGATCAACCCATACAGATTGGGAAGTCGAGCTGGGCGTGGTGATCGGTAAAACGGCCAAATATGTCTCGCAAGAAGAGGCGCTTGATTATGTGGCTGGCTATTGCGTTATCAATGATGTGTCTGAGCGTCATTTTCAAACCTCGCTTACGGGGCAATGGACGAAGGGGAAATCCTGCGACACATTCGGGCCAACCGGCCCGTGGTTGGTCACGCGTGACGAAATTGCAGATCCACAAAATTTAGCGATGAGCTTGGATGTGAACGGCACGCGTATGCAAACAGGCAACACCAACACAATGATTTTTTCCGTAGCGGAGATAATTGAACATCTTTCTGGGTTGATGTCTTTGCACCCAGGTGATGTGATCAGCACCGGAACGCCCCCTGGCGTTGGGATGGGGATCAAGCCGCAGCCGATCTATCTCAAGCGCGGCGATGTGATGGAGCTGGCGATTGAAGGCCTTGGATCGCAGCGTCAAAGTGTTGTGGAAGACGCATGA
- a CDS encoding GntR family transcriptional regulator: MDDESDIYEGLRLRVTSGGLTPNTKLKPSVLRHDYNCSASTIREALFRLSTVGLVSFQEQRGFRVPIPTDQAQHELTHLRILLECEGACLSIRQGGIDWESRLTAAHHKLSHIEKRVRGSADHMPLFILWAKAEQAFHETLISDCGSDVLKATHAMIYQRFRQQVFNSDKKFVFVVENIEQHQGILDAALMRDEALIRSRIYSHLERNLVFDMPPELPKLPY, translated from the coding sequence ATGGATGATGAAAGCGATATTTACGAAGGCCTGCGTCTGCGGGTAACCTCAGGTGGGTTGACGCCGAATACGAAATTAAAACCCAGCGTTTTGCGCCATGATTATAATTGTTCGGCCAGCACCATTCGAGAGGCTTTATTCAGATTATCCACCGTTGGCTTGGTGTCTTTTCAAGAGCAGCGTGGCTTTCGCGTTCCAATTCCAACCGATCAAGCGCAACATGAGCTAACGCATCTGCGTATTTTGCTTGAATGCGAGGGGGCTTGTTTGTCGATTCGTCAGGGCGGTATTGATTGGGAATCTCGCCTGACGGCGGCGCATCATAAATTATCGCATATCGAAAAAAGAGTGCGTGGAAGCGCTGATCATATGCCGCTTTTCATTCTTTGGGCAAAAGCCGAGCAAGCGTTTCATGAGACTCTCATTTCAGATTGTGGATCAGATGTGCTCAAAGCCACGCACGCGATGATCTATCAGCGATTTCGTCAGCAAGTTTTTAATTCAGATAAGAAATTTGTCTTCGTGGTCGAAAATATTGAGCAGCATCAGGGAATTTTAGATGCTGCTCTGATGCGAGATGAGGCGTTGATCCGGTCTCGTATTTATAGCCACTTAGAAAGAAACTTGGTGTTTGACATGCCGCCCGAGCTGCCCAAGCTTCCATATTAA
- a CDS encoding 2-hydroxyacid dehydrogenase — translation MPDLLLIGGATEEMLHRLSEKFTIHALADIADPIAWLAEHGDKISYVATNGHDGILPAYMEAMPNLKVISCYGVGYDAIDTAAAAARGIHVTHTPNVLNAEVASTALLLMLACYRNFLAEDAHVRSGAWEREGNAPLSRSADNQTVGILGMGRIGQAIAQKLAPFNAKILYHSRSAKPVEYIYCDSLIDMARQSDVVVCITPGGPATRHLVNADVLNALGPNGTLINVSRGSVVDEEALIAALQDGRLGWAGLDVFEQEPKVPETLRALSNVALLPHVGSATVETRAAMGNLTVDNILNHLASGSVISPVPECAHL, via the coding sequence ATGCCGGATCTTTTGCTGATCGGCGGCGCAACTGAAGAGATGCTGCATCGCCTTTCTGAGAAATTCACCATCCACGCATTGGCGGATATCGCAGATCCAATCGCCTGGTTGGCAGAGCATGGTGATAAAATTTCTTACGTCGCCACGAATGGTCATGATGGGATTTTGCCCGCCTATATGGAGGCGATGCCCAATTTGAAAGTGATCAGCTGCTACGGGGTGGGCTATGATGCGATCGACACCGCCGCCGCTGCCGCACGCGGCATTCATGTCACGCATACGCCGAATGTGTTGAACGCCGAAGTGGCGAGCACAGCGCTTTTGCTGATGCTTGCATGCTATCGAAACTTTTTGGCAGAAGACGCGCATGTGCGCTCGGGCGCGTGGGAGCGCGAGGGCAATGCGCCCTTGTCGCGCTCAGCAGATAACCAAACTGTTGGTATTTTGGGCATGGGTCGGATCGGGCAGGCCATTGCCCAGAAACTCGCTCCGTTTAACGCTAAAATTCTTTATCACTCGCGCAGCGCAAAGCCGGTTGAATACATCTATTGTGATAGTCTTATCGATATGGCGCGCCAAAGCGATGTGGTGGTTTGCATCACTCCGGGCGGGCCCGCGACGCGGCATCTTGTCAACGCAGACGTGTTGAATGCTCTGGGTCCTAACGGCACTTTGATCAATGTGAGCCGTGGGTCGGTTGTGGATGAAGAGGCTCTGATTGCAGCCTTGCAAGACGGGCGCCTTGGCTGGGCCGGGCTAGATGTATTCGAGCAAGAGCCGAAAGTGCCCGAAACTTTGCGGGCGCTGTCAAATGTGGCCTTGTTGCCGCATGTGGGAAGCGCCACTGTGGAAACCCGCGCGGCGATGGGAAATCTCACGGTTGATAATATACTCAATCACCTTGCCTCGGGCAGCGTGATCAGCCCGGTGCCGGAATGCGCGCATCTGTAA
- a CDS encoding mandelate racemase/muconate lactonizing enzyme family protein, whose protein sequence is MRENTQIVDLEAALFEVPLDEVLVDAKHGAHSHFQLICVTICLADGRRATGYTYTGGRGGHAILALLRNDLAPFLVGRCSTDIESLYEQMLWHMHYVGRGGIVSFAISAVDIALWDLRCKAAGLPLWRMAGGAGNRCKAYAGGIDLAFPLPKLCGHIKAYLAAGFNAVKIKVGQPSLEEDVARIRAVRALIGPDIHFMIDANYALNVAQAIALAKAVRDQNILWFEEPIIPENFAGYAEISKATGIAVAQGENLHTHEEFQMALAQSRLGFVQPDASNCGGITGWLRVAAESARSGVPICSHGMQELHVSLVSGQAHGGWLEVHSFPIDRYTKQPLQLEQHLAMAPDAPGIGVEFDWERLQPFRLQLS, encoded by the coding sequence GTGAGGGAGAATACCCAGATCGTTGATTTAGAGGCGGCGCTTTTTGAGGTGCCGCTTGATGAGGTGTTAGTGGATGCCAAACATGGGGCGCATAGCCATTTCCAGCTAATCTGCGTCACCATCTGTTTGGCAGATGGGCGCCGCGCCACCGGTTATACCTATACGGGCGGGCGCGGAGGCCATGCGATTCTTGCGCTGCTTCGGAACGATTTAGCGCCATTTTTAGTTGGGCGCTGCAGCACGGATATCGAAAGCTTGTATGAGCAAATGCTGTGGCATATGCATTATGTCGGGCGCGGGGGCATCGTGAGCTTTGCGATTTCTGCTGTTGATATCGCGCTTTGGGATTTGCGCTGCAAAGCAGCGGGTTTGCCGCTCTGGCGGATGGCAGGTGGCGCAGGCAACCGTTGCAAAGCCTATGCGGGCGGGATTGATCTGGCCTTTCCACTGCCAAAATTATGCGGTCATATTAAGGCTTATTTGGCGGCTGGATTTAATGCTGTGAAAATCAAAGTGGGACAACCCAGTCTTGAGGAAGATGTTGCGCGGATCCGCGCGGTTCGCGCGTTAATCGGGCCCGACATTCACTTCATGATTGACGCCAATTATGCGCTGAATGTGGCGCAGGCGATTGCGCTTGCCAAGGCGGTGCGCGATCAAAATATTTTGTGGTTTGAAGAGCCGATTATACCTGAAAATTTTGCGGGCTATGCGGAAATTTCCAAGGCGACCGGCATCGCGGTTGCGCAGGGTGAAAACTTGCATACACATGAAGAGTTCCAAATGGCGTTGGCGCAAAGCCGGTTGGGCTTTGTTCAGCCTGATGCGTCAAATTGTGGGGGCATCACGGGCTGGCTGCGCGTGGCGGCTGAGAGCGCGCGCTCTGGCGTGCCGATTTGCAGTCATGGGATGCAAGAATTACACGTGTCTTTGGTGAGCGGCCAAGCCCATGGCGGATGGCTTGAAGTGCATAGTTTTCCGATTGACCGATACACCAAGCAGCCCCTGCAACTTGAACAGCATTTGGCAATGGCGCCGGATGCGCCGGGTATTGGGGTCGAGTTTGATTGGGAGCGGCTGCAGCCGTTTCGGCTGCAGCTGTCATAA